Genomic window (Nitrospirales bacterium LBB_01):
CAGCCTCGTTTGTCTTGGGAAGGGTTTTCACTTTTTCCATTAATCCCTTCCATTCCTCCTCGGGAAATATCTGCAGACATTCGTCATTTAAAGTTGCCGTTATATATAAGTTATTACCGTAATTGCCCTTTAAAACGTCGCGAAAGGTGGCAGGTACTATCATCCTGCCCTTTTCGTCCAGTCTCTGGTTATGTCTGCCAAAAAACCCTATCATCTACCATTTCCTTCCACAGTCATCCACTTTATACCACTTTATCGGTAATTGTCAAGAAAAAAATTAGTAAAAATAAAAAATTTTTTTGTTTTTTTATTTTTTAGGCTAAGTTGCTGGTTTTATTGGAAAATAATTTACATGAAATCTCCTATTAAGATAAGGTAAAATAGGTGAGTGAATAAGTTATGGAGCAAAGATACTGAGCAGAAGTTTTTTAATGAAGCTCAAAATTTTGTAACGCCGGAGCAGTTATTTTATGTTGCAGATGATGGCAAATATGTAGCATATTGGCCAAAAAGTTATGTGGGCAAGAAAAGTACTCTACAAAGCAGGAATGCACTTATTGGAACATACACAGAGAAATGGTCAACCTGTTTAATTCAGGAGATTGTACAAGATAAGGGTTTATTTGCAGTACAAGGTGCGATATGCGATGAGGTTGCCTTATCAAATATGTCTCCTGCCGATGTGGTTATCTCAAAAAGCAAGAATATTACTCAAACGGCAGAAGAAATAATTGAAATAATTGAAGTTAAAATGTCTATCGTCTGGAACTGGGAACTTTTTCAGAATAAAAACCTTGTATGTGTTGGTGACTATAAAACTCATCAAGGAAATCCTGGGCTCTTACGCTCTGATTCAATGCTCAAAGCAATCGGTAAGAGCATAAATATCAGAATATCCAGTTGTAAGGCGTCTAAAATACCAATTATTATAATGGGTAATACTCCGATCACAAACAGCTACTATTCCAAAGTGGATCATCTAAAAGCTGCTGGCATTGTACAAGGATTTTGGTCTGTTAATCCTGCTCCATTAGATGATGACGGCCAGAGTATCAAAAATACTGACAAACAAGGATTCTGCAGGTTTGATAGCTTTGTAGAGTTAAAAAACGCCTTTAGTGCTCTGTTGACTGAAGAGAGGAATTACTTTTCGAGCATGAAAAGCAAAAAGGAATTGGGACAAATCATAGAGAAAGCAAACAAAGAACAAACCTATGAGAAGAAAGCAGAGGTTTTTCTAAAACTAATCAATGAGTAATCAAACCGAGACTTTAAAGAAATACAAACGTAATGGCACCAAAACGAGCGCCTTTGGAACTCCGGGCAGGGTAAACCATGATTCCTCAGAGTTTTATGACAGTAAACTGTATGGGGACAAAAAAGTTCCTGAGTTCGTTAAAATTATTGAAAATGCGATTCCACCTGAGAATCTCAATGTAATATATTGTAAATCCAGCGAACTGATGGATGAGATTCCTGATTACAGCGTTCACCTAATGGTTACCTCACCGCCGTACAATGTTAAAAAGGAATATGACGAGGATTTGTCTCTTAAAGAGTACAGAGATTTGCTAAAAAAAGTCTTCAATGAAACGTATAAAAAACTTGTAACAGGCGGCAGAGCATGTATTAATATAGCCAACCTTGGGAGAAAACCTTACATCCCCTTACACAGCTATATAATAGAGGATATGGCTGATATTGGTTTTTTTATGAGAGGCGAAATAATCTGGAATAAAGCATCAAGCGCAAGTTCGTCAACAGCATGGGGCAGTTGGTTGTCTGCCGGCAATCCGGTACTAAGGGACATCCACGAATATATTTTGATTTTTTCTAAGGAGTCTTTTTCAAGGAAAAAAGGGAGCAAGAAAAACACAATTGCAAAAGAAAATTTTCTTGAATGGACAAAAAGTGTCTGGACATTTCCAGCGGTCTCAGCACGGAGCATTGGACATCCTGCTCCTTTCCCAGAGGAGTTACCTAATAGATTGATTCAACTTTATACTTTTAAAGACGATGTTGTTTTAGACCCATTTTGTGGCAGCGGCACAGCTTGTCTAAGCGCTCTGAAAAACGAAAGGCATTATGTCGGCTATGATATTGAACCAGCTTATGTAACATTAGCAAATCAAAGAATAGAGTCTTTACGTAAAACAATAGATTCCCAACATAGAGAGGAGAAAACGAGTGGAAATAAAAATTAAGGATGCTTATGAACTGGACTATAAGTCGGATTGCTTGATTCTGCCATTTTTTGAACCTGCCGACATGGAGCTTTGTGCTGATATAGACGCTAAAACGGGCGGCCTAATTCAAAAAGTGATAACATCAGGAGAGTTTAAGGCAAAAGAGGGTCAGTGTGTAGTTCTTTATGTCTCAGGAGCAAGTTTTGACAGACTGTTATTGGTTGGGTTAGGGAAAAAGCAAGATGTAACTGCTGAGAAATTAAGAAGAGCCGGCTCTAAGGCTTTTGTGCGGGCAAGGGAGTTAAAGGCTGAGATTTTAACAGTATCGGTAAGAGCATTAAATGAGACTGAGAAATCAATCGGCGCATTCAGCCCGTCATATTACTTTACCGAGGGAGCACTGCTTGGTCTCTATCGGTACATTAAATATAAAAAGGTTGATGAAGATGAAAAAGAGATAAAAGAAGCAGTGCTATTGTCTAATGAGAAAGATTTCCCTGTTCAGTGGCTTACGGTTAACACAATTGCAAGCACGTTTGCCCGTGACTTGGTAAATTCGCCCTCAAAAGATATGACTCCAACGTCGCTTGCCGATGTGGCGAAATCATTGGCAGGGAAAAACCTGAAAGTAAAAATTTTAGAGCAGAAGGATTCTGAAAAAGAGGGGATGTGGTCGTATCTTGCTGTGGCAAAGGGCTCGGACGAGCCTCCGAAGTTTATAGTGCTTGAGTACACCGGAGCCGGGAAAAGTGTGCCTCTTGCAATAGTGGGAAAGGCGATAACTTTTGACAGCGGTGGACTCTCTCTTAAACCCGCCGACTCCATGGAGGATATGAAACAGGATATGGCAGGAGGTGCTGCAACCCTTGCCATCTTTAAAGCGGTATCTTCTTTAAAACTTCCGATTAACCTTATAGGAATATTACCGGCAACAGAAAACATGCCGGGGGGTCATGCTATTAGGCCGGGTGATGTTGTAACAGCAATAACCGGAAAGACAATTGAGATTTTAAACACAGACGCAGAGGGCAGGCTTGCTCTTGTAGATGCCATAGGCTATGTTATAAAACATTATAAACCTGAGGCCGTAATAGATATGGCAACACTGACCGGCGCCTGCTCCATAGCGCTTGGCAACGAGGCTGTTGCAATGATGGGTAATGACGATAAAATTATGGCTGAGATAAAAGATGCCTCAGATGAGACCTTTGAACGTGTGTGGCAGATGCCGCTATTTGAAGAGTTTAAAGAGTATTTAAAAAGTGAAGTAGCTGATATTAAAAACATAGGCGGACGCACAGGCGGTCTTATCACGGCAGCTTACTTTATAAAGGAATTTGTCGGAGAGACCCCGTGGGTTCATCTTGATATAGCTTCAACAGCTTTTTTAGCCAAACCAAAACCGTACTTTGTTAAAGGAGCAACGGCAGTCGGTGTTAGATTGCTTTTAGAGCTAATCAGGAGGAGAATCGCTAAGAAATCCTAAGAGAATTAATAAACCACAGATAAACACGGATGAACACAGATTATGGTTAGTGTATTTATCTGTGTGTATCAGCGTCCATCTGTGGTTAAAGTTCTTTTTATCAATCTATAACCTACTGAAGCAACTTCAGAACATTTTGCGGTATAGTGTTTGCTTGAGCTAAGACAGAAATGCCGGCCTGCTGTAATATCATATATTTGGTGAGAGCAGCAGTTTCAACAGCATAGTCTGCATCAAGAATTCTTGACTTAGACGCCATTGTGGTCTCAATGACTGTATCCAGATTTCTGACTGTCGCCTCAAACTGGTTTTGTTTAGCGCCCATTTTGGCTTTCTCTGCAATGACAACATTCAAGGCGCCATCAACAACGGCTATCGTGTTAGAGGCCTGTGAGATATACCCGTCAACAGTGGTGGGGTCGGCAACTCTAAGAGCTGCAATTCCTGTATATGCGATGGTAGAGGAGGCTATATCACTCCAGTTAGGCGGAAACGGCGTATTGTTACCGGTAAAGCTTCTGTTGGAAATACCTGGAGTATATGCCGTACCACTTGCCGTGTGTATGTCTTTCAAAAACATGATGGGGCCGTCTTTTCCACCTGGTCCAAATGTTTTACCGTGAAGTGAATCAGTGTTTAATGAGTCTATAACAACGCTAATGGAGGGATCAGAGGCAGCATAGCTGGCATAAATCCTTGATCTGAACGTACCTGAGAGAAGTTTGGTATCGTTAAATTTAGTCTGTTCCGCAATACGGCCTATTTCCTCAGTTAAGGCATCAACCTCGTTTTGCATATATGAGATGTCGGTAACACCGTACTGACCGCTCATCGCCTGCACCGCAAGTTCTCTAATCCTTTGCAGGTTTTGAGTTATCTCATCCATAGCACCCTCTGCCGTCTCTGCCATAGAAAGACCGTCTGAGGCATTTCTGACGCCAATAGTAAGACCGCGAATCTGAGTCTCCTGTCTTGTAACTATTGCAAGACCGGCGGCATCGTCTTTTGACGAGTTTATCCTCAAACCGGATGACAATCTCTTCATTGTCTCAGAAAGGGGCAGCATAGTCTTTCTCAAGTTTCGCTGTCCGTTTATGGACATCATATTTGTGTTAATCGTTAGACCAGCCATGTGTCACCTCCATTCATTTGTGTCCCGCACATCCTTGTTAGTTTTTTTTTCATGTCCTTATCGGCCATTTTAGTTTAACTCCCTGTTTACCTTTCATCTCCTTAGTTACCTTTTAGCTCCACTTATGCCTTATTTATTAAGCCAATCTAAATATAATCACGATACCATATATGCAATGTGTGTGCCAAATAATATAACCAATTGATTTATAAGGGTATTTTGTTTATATTGGATTTTAAAGCAAATTTAGAGCTTTTTGACTTGCGGTACAAATTGCCCGCAGGTAGGAAATTTTTTCACTCTTAGAGTTGTTTTCAAAGACTAAATATGGATTCCTGCCTTCGCAGGAATGACAAAGAGAGGGCGTCATAGGGGAATCACCTTTAGGGGAGGTCATTCCCGCCTACGAGCGGGAATCCAGTCCTTTTTCTCAATTATTAGATTACCTTTTTGGAAGCTACTTGGTATTACTGCTCTTTTATCGTGTTTGACTGAAACTGCTTGAGATCGGGTGGAGAGTTGCTTACTTTAAGAATGCCCCATGGCGGACTCCGAGTTTCTCCCTATATCGGCCGGAATGGTTGTAATAGGGAGTTTGACTGTAAACGTAGTTCCTCTTTTTTGTTTTGTGCTGACAGTTATCTGTCCGCCGTGTTTGGCAATAATCCCCTGAGAGACGGAAAGACCAAGCCCTGTGCCTTTACCTTTGGATTTAGTCGTAAAGAAGGGGTCAAATATGTGATGTAAAATGTGATCGGGAATCCCTTGTCCAAAGTCCGCCACCTTAACAGCCACAAAGTTAGGTTCCTCGCCTCGCTCTACCTCAAGGCGAATCTGACCGCCTTTCATGGTTACATCGAGCGCATTTAGTATAAGGTTCAGAAACACCTGTTCGAGCTGTTGTCTGTCGCCATGTATTCTGGGCAGGTTAGGAGCTATTGATAAATCAGCGTGAACGCCGTTTAATTTCAACTGATTACCAGCCAGCTTAAGTGTTTCAGTGACAACGTCGGAAATGCAAATAGGCTCCATGATGCTTTCGCTCTCACGGGCAAAGTCCAGAAGGTTTCTCACTATGGTGCGTGATCTATCGGCCTCATCTATCAGGTCTTTTATCATATCGAGGCGTTCCTCCTCCTCTAAGTCATGGTAGTCCTCAAGGAGCATGTGTGCCGTCAGGGTTATGTTGTTTATGGGATTATTCAGCTCATGCGCAACGCCTGCTGTAAGGGTGCCGACGGCTCTTAACTTATGCGACTGCGATATTATGTTTTGCTGTCTGTCAAACTCTCTCATCATCTGCTCAAGGGCTGAGGCAAGGTCTGAAAACTCATCCTGATACACTTTTCCCGGCATAAACTTAATCTGCTGTCCGGTTGAAAGATGCTTTGCGTACTGCACTATCCGGCTCATAGTTCTTAACACTCGGTAGATAAGCAGATGTACAATAAAGAGCATAAACAGAAACAAAGAAAACGTAGCTACGGCAAACACTATTTTAAACAGCCACATGTCTTTCCTCATAGTGTGACCGGTTTTTTCTGAAAACACTTTCCCGTAGTCACTTATTTCGTTGCTCAGTTTGTGTAACTCATCACGAATTCTTACCACCTTCGCATTGGTCTGCTCAGAGGGTGGGAAAGAATTAATTTCTGTCAAATCATCCAGCAGCTTACCGTATTTTTCTATATTTGAAATCAGCCTTGAGTTGTCAAAAAATTTTCCGAACTCATTATAACGTTCAAACACAAGCATTTCAAAAGATTTTATGCTCTCCTTGCTTTCTTTAATATCCTCCCAGCCGGCAACAAAGTTCCTTTCATGAAACATAGCTTTGTTTGAAAGCAGGATATAACTGTTGGCAAGATTGACGTATTTCATGTCTCTGGTAATAAAATAGACTGTGATACCTAAAGCTGCAGTTATAGTGCACGAGAGTATTACAGAGATTACAAAAACCGTGTAGATGTGGGTTCTGACAGTAAAGCGCTGACTTAGTGTGGTACCGTCAGCATTGATATTATTTTGAGCCTCTATCTTTTCAATTTTCTTATCAAGTAAGTTTTTTAGTTTTTTAAGTACACAGTTGTACCATTTATCGAGACAATTTTGAAAAAACATTGCTATTTGGTTACACCTTTTAAAACATCTGTTCTGCCCAGTACCTCAGCAGCCTTTATAATAACGTTGCGGAGGTCGTCAGGTTTAAACGGTTTAGCTATAAAATCAAATGCGCCCTTAGCCAGAGCCTGTTGAGCCAACTCCATCATAGCATAGCCGGTTATCATAATAACCTTTGTCGTGGACGATTTACTCATAACAGTCTCAAGCACCTCAAGCCCGTCAACATCCTCCATCCTTATATCAGTTACCACAACATCAAAATTTTTTTCGCATATTCTTTTCAAGGCATTTTTAGGGTCAGTGAATACCTCGACCTCACAGCCAAGCTTTTCCAGTGCAGGCTTTAAACGCTTACCTACAATCGGCTCATCATCCAGTAAAAGCACATTCAACTCTCCGCCCATAATATACACGTTATACGAAAATATCAGAGGTTGTCAATAGTACAAAGCTATTTCATTCAGCTTTAACTTGTTCCGCAAGAAATATGCCTATGCCCATTTGACTTATTTGATCAAGTTGAGCCTCAATGTGGTCAATGTGGTCCTCCTCGTCTTTCAGTATATCCTCAAGCATTTCTCTTGTGCCGTGGTCGCCGAGTTCGTAGCAAAGCTTTATAGCAGCACGATATGCTAAAATTGCCCCCTCCTCGGAATTGCGGTCATTTTTAAGCTGCTTTTCCACGTCAGCGCCTATGTGGATTTTGTTTAAGTTACTGACTATTGGGATACCTTCAACAAAAAGAATCCTTGCTATCAGTTTTTCGGCGTGTTTCATCTCATCAATTGCTCGTTTTTCAGTGCGCTTGTGCAGACGCTCATAGTCCCAGTTGCTGCACATTTCTGAATGAACCATATACTGGCTTATTGCTGACAGCTCATGGGCAAGCAGGGTATTTAACACCTCTGCAATTTTTTCGTCACCTTTCATTTTCTCTCCTTTTAAAAATTAATTACGGTCAAACCCTTCAATTGGAGTCTGCTTTCCTATACGTTTATTTGAAACAATGGGGATCTTAAAATATCACCACGGGTGATTATCCCCACGAGTTTTCCGTCTTTAGAAGTTACCGGTATTCGATTAACTTTTTTAGACATAAAAACAGAAACAGCTTGATGCATTGGAGCGTTTTCGCTAATACAAATAGGAGGTGTTGTCATTATGTCTTTGGCAGTAAGATTTGCTATTTTCATAACCTCGCAGCCCTTATGTTTTAAACATTGAGTAACTACCGACATAAAAGTTAAAGTGTGGTCAGCTCCCATCCGGGAAAGTAAATCCTTTTCTGATATGACCCCAACAGGTTTGCCACTGTCATCAACAACTGGCATTCCTGAAATTGAATGTTCAGAAAGTTTATCAGAAACCTCAATAATTGGAGTATCTACAATAACTGTCACGACGTCTTTGGTCATAACTTCTTTGATTTCCACAGATTTTGTTACTCTGTTTAAGGCATGTTTGTATGCGACTTGATAAACCTCTTTAAAATCTTTAGATGTTATATCAAGATAACCGTCTATGGATTTCATTGCCTCATAAATGTCATCGTCACTTATTGTTACGCAAAAGGATATTTTATCGCTGTGTCTGTCTGTCATCTTACACCGCCTTGTCTGTTTTGTAATATTATATCACATATCATGAATTATTTTAGCTGATATTTAAGCCCATCGCCACAGAGAAATGACAAAAAGAACTGCTATAACCAAAAACAAATTCAAGTACACAAAGAAGTAAAACAGCCTTTTGTGAAAGGGTTCCTTTGACTCAGCTTGTTTTTCAACCAACTTACCGACTTTAGGGTATCTTGCAAGTTTATCCTCACCGTGAGGCGCTTGTTTTAGCGATTCCGTGTGGTCAAAACCTG
Coding sequences:
- a CDS encoding CBS domain-containing protein, encoding MTDRHSDKISFCVTISDDDIYEAMKSIDGYLDITSKDFKEVYQVAYKHALNRVTKSVEIKEVMTKDVVTVIVDTPIIEVSDKLSEHSISGMPVVDDSGKPVGVISEKDLLSRMGADHTLTFMSVVTQCLKHKGCEVMKIANLTAKDIMTTPPICISENAPMHQAVSVFMSKKVNRIPVTSKDGKLVGIITRGDILRSPLFQINV
- the bfr gene encoding bacterioferritin, translated to MKGDEKIAEVLNTLLAHELSAISQYMVHSEMCSNWDYERLHKRTEKRAIDEMKHAEKLIARILFVEGIPIVSNLNKIHIGADVEKQLKNDRNSEEGAILAYRAAIKLCYELGDHGTREMLEDILKDEEDHIDHIEAQLDQISQMGIGIFLAEQVKAE
- a CDS encoding site-specific DNA-methyltransferase; the encoded protein is MSNQTETLKKYKRNGTKTSAFGTPGRVNHDSSEFYDSKLYGDKKVPEFVKIIENAIPPENLNVIYCKSSELMDEIPDYSVHLMVTSPPYNVKKEYDEDLSLKEYRDLLKKVFNETYKKLVTGGRACINIANLGRKPYIPLHSYIIEDMADIGFFMRGEIIWNKASSASSSTAWGSWLSAGNPVLRDIHEYILIFSKESFSRKKGSKKNTIAKENFLEWTKSVWTFPAVSARSIGHPAPFPEELPNRLIQLYTFKDDVVLDPFCGSGTACLSALKNERHYVGYDIEPAYVTLANQRIESLRKTIDSQHREEKTSGNKN
- a CDS encoding leucyl aminopeptidase, yielding MEIKIKDAYELDYKSDCLILPFFEPADMELCADIDAKTGGLIQKVITSGEFKAKEGQCVVLYVSGASFDRLLLVGLGKKQDVTAEKLRRAGSKAFVRARELKAEILTVSVRALNETEKSIGAFSPSYYFTEGALLGLYRYIKYKKVDEDEKEIKEAVLLSNEKDFPVQWLTVNTIASTFARDLVNSPSKDMTPTSLADVAKSLAGKNLKVKILEQKDSEKEGMWSYLAVAKGSDEPPKFIVLEYTGAGKSVPLAIVGKAITFDSGGLSLKPADSMEDMKQDMAGGAATLAIFKAVSSLKLPINLIGILPATENMPGGHAIRPGDVVTAITGKTIEILNTDAEGRLALVDAIGYVIKHYKPEAVIDMATLTGACSIALGNEAVAMMGNDDKIMAEIKDASDETFERVWQMPLFEEFKEYLKSEVADIKNIGGRTGGLITAAYFIKEFVGETPWVHLDIASTAFLAKPKPYFVKGATAVGVRLLLELIRRRIAKKS
- a CDS encoding response regulator — translated: MGGELNVLLLDDEPIVGKRLKPALEKLGCEVEVFTDPKNALKRICEKNFDVVVTDIRMEDVDGLEVLETVMSKSSTTKVIMITGYAMMELAQQALAKGAFDFIAKPFKPDDLRNVIIKAAEVLGRTDVLKGVTK
- a CDS encoding flagellin FliC encodes the protein MAGLTINTNMMSINGQRNLRKTMLPLSETMKRLSSGLRINSSKDDAAGLAIVTRQETQIRGLTIGVRNASDGLSMAETAEGAMDEITQNLQRIRELAVQAMSGQYGVTDISYMQNEVDALTEEIGRIAEQTKFNDTKLLSGTFRSRIYASYAASDPSISVVIDSLNTDSLHGKTFGPGGKDGPIMFLKDIHTASGTAYTPGISNRSFTGNNTPFPPNWSDIASSTIAYTGIAALRVADPTTVDGYISQASNTIAVVDGALNVVIAEKAKMGAKQNQFEATVRNLDTVIETTMASKSRILDADYAVETAALTKYMILQQAGISVLAQANTIPQNVLKLLQ
- a CDS encoding HAMP domain-containing histidine kinase, which gives rise to MFFQNCLDKWYNCVLKKLKNLLDKKIEKIEAQNNINADGTTLSQRFTVRTHIYTVFVISVILSCTITAALGITVYFITRDMKYVNLANSYILLSNKAMFHERNFVAGWEDIKESKESIKSFEMLVFERYNEFGKFFDNSRLISNIEKYGKLLDDLTEINSFPPSEQTNAKVVRIRDELHKLSNEISDYGKVFSEKTGHTMRKDMWLFKIVFAVATFSLFLFMLFIVHLLIYRVLRTMSRIVQYAKHLSTGQQIKFMPGKVYQDEFSDLASALEQMMREFDRQQNIISQSHKLRAVGTLTAGVAHELNNPINNITLTAHMLLEDYHDLEEEERLDMIKDLIDEADRSRTIVRNLLDFARESESIMEPICISDVVTETLKLAGNQLKLNGVHADLSIAPNLPRIHGDRQQLEQVFLNLILNALDVTMKGGQIRLEVERGEEPNFVAVKVADFGQGIPDHILHHIFDPFFTTKSKGKGTGLGLSVSQGIIAKHGGQITVSTKQKRGTTFTVKLPITTIPADIGRNSESAMGHS